AATTTGTTTTTTGTGTTATTTTGCTAATAACAAATAATTAACAATGTTAATTTTAATTTATTAATATATCATATTCATATAATAGTTATGTTTTATGACTATATAAATATAACTATTGTTATATTTTTATAACTATTGTTATATTCTTCATCATAAAAAAATAATTAAATTCATAATTAGAAAATAATACTTATAATTAAATTTAAAATACAAACTATATAAAATTAACGATGTTAATTAATTAATTATTCAATAAAAAAGAAAGAATATTTTATAACAATGTGAACATAGTATATAATAGAATCACAACAAATTACTAATAATAAAAAAATCAAATTTCTATATAATAAAGAGGAGCAAAAAATGTTTGATACCATCAAAGAAGATATACAAACCGTATTCTCGAATGATCCTGCTGCCAAAAGCACAATAGAAGTCATACTATGTTATCCAGGATTACACGCACTATGGCTACACAAAATAGCCCACTGGTTCTGGATAAGAGACCACCGCCTAACCGGAAGGTTTATATCACATATAAATAGATTTCTAACCGGAATAGAAATACATCCCGGAGCAACAATAGGCAGAAGATTCTTCATAGACCACGGAATGGGAGTAGTAATAGGAGAAACCACAATAGTAGGAGACGACGTACTACTATACAAAGGAGTAGTACTTGGAGGAACAAGCCTAGAAGATAAAAAAAGACATCCAACAATAGGAAACAACGTAGTAGTTGGAACAAACGCAATAGTTCTAGGAGACATAGAAATAGGAGACAACTGTAAAATAGGAGCAGGATCAGTAGTAACAAAACCAGCACCACCAGGATCAACCATAGTAGGAATACCAGGAAAAACATTAGACTCCATCAAAAAACAAAACAAACGCACACACGACCTAGAACACGGAAAAATACCAGACCCAATAACAGAAATACTAAACTCAATAATACAAAGACAAGAAGACCTAGAAGAAATAGTATACCATGAAAACCGTTCAGCAGAAGATAGAAAAATAATGTACAGAGAACTAAAGGATTTAGCTGACAATACTGATGTCTGTGAAGAATTACATAAAAAACAAGAAAAAAAAGAAGAAAAATAACAAACTATATTCCCCCTCATCTAACTCCTCACCTAACCTTTTTCTATTTAAAATACACATTAACACTATCATACCCCTTAGATGAATTAATCCATTTAACCTCCGTATTATAATACCAGCGCTTATTAAGATAAGAATAATAATAACCAGGATTATTATTAAAACTAACCTTACAAGGAACCTGAACCCTCACCTCTTTTGTAGAATTATCTGACAGTAACACATACGTGTAAATATAATGCTTATTACTAATAGATTTATAATAAACTCTGGATTTTATAGGACAATCCACACTAATAGTACGTACACTACCATAATCCGATGAATAAACCATGTTAACAGTACCAGCTATATTAACCAGCATATTCTTAGCCTTAACACTGCTAGCCACATCATTGACATTATTAATTTCATCACTAACAAGAGGAACTGATATTGTTGAAAGAATAATAAGCACAATAAAGAATATTAACATATACTCCATGGCAACCTGACCTCTTCTATCCAATTAGATCAACTCCATCAATTTTATTATAAGAATACCTGTATTTCCAAACACTAATGTCAGAATCAATCCTGATAATATAAATGGAGCAAAAGGTAAAGCTCTCTTAATAGGAATCTTATCAATCATATTACTATTACTAAGAGTAGTTAACAGCACTATATCCTCATTATTTAATCCAGCAGCATTATTAGAAATTATCCTATTACCTTCAGATTTATTAAACAAGTTTCCTAAATTATTTCTCAATGAGTAACTAGAAAAATAATATTTACCATTACTAGAATATAAGGGATTTGATAAAATCATTCCCTCCTCTAATTCATTTACATCATAGTAATCAGTGAATACTTCACTAACTATACCAGTACTTAT
This genomic interval from Candidatus Methanosphaera massiliense contains the following:
- the cysE gene encoding serine O-acetyltransferase; this translates as MKFLYNKEEQKMFDTIKEDIQTVFSNDPAAKSTIEVILCYPGLHALWLHKIAHWFWIRDHRLTGRFISHINRFLTGIEIHPGATIGRRFFIDHGMGVVIGETTIVGDDVLLYKGVVLGGTSLEDKKRHPTIGNNVVVGTNAIVLGDIEIGDNCKIGAGSVVTKPAPPGSTIVGIPGKTLDSIKKQNKRTHDLEHGKIPDPITEILNSIIQRQEDLEEIVYHENRSAEDRKIMYRELKDLADNTDVCEELHKKQEKKEEK
- a CDS encoding class III signal peptide-containing protein, which codes for MDRRGQVAMEYMLIFFIVLIILSTISVPLVSDEINNVNDVASSVKAKNMLVNIAGTVNMVYSSDYGSVRTISVDCPIKSRVYYKSISNKHYIYTYVLLSDNSTKEVRVQVPCKVSFNNNPGYYYSYLNKRWYYNTEVKWINSSKGYDSVNVYFK